The DNA window tttgcgaactccatttaaataatttacttatacTAGGCGAGTTTAGGGTTGCATTTTGGATGAATCTACAATAATGTTGTTTGTTCTTATCAAATTGGCTGCTCACGTGCGTAGCACGCGTCGCGAATGTCGCTGCGCCgctgccgacgccgacgctggCTGCTGGCGCTTGCCGCGGCGTGCACTTAACTCGACTTGGCTCGGCTTGGACACTTCATTGAACTCCTTGCGATTGCTggacagcaattgttgctgctgttgctgttgctgcagacGCTGGCGTCGCAAATTGCGCTGGCGACGCTGACGTCGCTCGGTTTTGCTGTCGCGCGGCAACAGCTGCCACATGGTGCGCAGAAATTCATAATAATGATGCTTAACAAATCGCATGTCAATGACATCGGCctcagcaactgttgctgctgctgctgctgttgattttgttgttgctgctgcggctgttgctgctgttacatTAACGCTTGGGCGATGCTTGCTGCGCAGCTTCAAACGCTTATTCATATCATTGCGCGATATTTGTGGCAACTGtcgcttctgctgctgctggtgcttcttgtgtttgctgttggctttggcCGGTGCCAGCGCCGGATAAGTTTTGTTTACGGCCGTCTCCAGCTCGCAGAGCATGCTGCGCGAACTGAGCAGCAAATTGCGCAGCTCCTTGGCCACCGGCGACTCGCGCTCCAAGTACTGATGATCCCAGTTCAGCTGCACGCGTCTCAAATAGGCGAAGCTGGCCACATACGTCTGCATGTTGCGGTACCAGCGCTTTAGAGCAATCTAAGGCGACAAATAAataaggcaaataaataaaaatatgcaaaattaaatgagtATAAAACATAAATGGCTGACAACTTACCGTAGAGTTGGGCTTAAGCTTGGGCAGAAATTTGTAGTTGTAATTGTGAAGCGACCACATTTGCATGTCTCTGATATCGATAAACTGCTGCTCATGGCTGTTGCTCAGCTCGCGATACTCCGTGCCGGCGGCGCGCTTGAGCTGATTGAAGACctagcaataaacaaataaatcaaagaatTAGTTGCAGCGTGGGTGGGCGGGCGGTTGGTTTGGTGCACACACCTGCTTGGGTCGTAGTGGGCGGCGGCGttcgttggctgctgcttgataGTAGCTGCCACCGCAGGGATTGAGCCACTCGGGCGTTGTGGTGTTCTCATTGTAGTTGCGATCGTCGTaccagctgctgttgcgtttgcGATGACGCTTGCGTTGGCTGTTGGgaaagctgttgctgctgctgctaaaatgttgctgctgactattcgtgctgctgctggaagttgtagtgatgctgctgctgctgctggtggtgctggctGCTTCTATAACTGTTAGGCCGCCATGTGCTGTTGACATTGCTAGCGCTGCTTGCAGTTGTGCaaattgtagcagcagcagcagcaacagcgttgatgttgctgatgtgcTTGATGATTTGcgtgttgatgttgctgttgttgttgttgttgatagcGACGACATATCCGCATTGTCCGGCTGCACTTTTGTGtgcggtgctgctgctgctgttgctgtgggcgtggctttgGCCgtattgctgcttat is part of the Drosophila busckii strain San Diego stock center, stock number 13000-0081.31 chromosome X, ASM1175060v1, whole genome shotgun sequence genome and encodes:
- the LOC108605784 gene encoding uncharacterized protein LOC108605784 gives rise to the protein MRFVGCQCAATRVKGNTTATTSKISSNTAKATPTATAAAAPHTKVQPDNADMSSLSTTTTTATSTRKSSSTSATSTLLLLLLLQFAQLQAALAMSTAHGGLTVIEAASTTSSSSSITTTSSSSTNSQQQHFSSSSNSFPNSQRKRHRKRNSSWYDDRNYNENTTTPEWLNPCGGSYYQAAANERRRPLRPKQVFNQLKRAAGTEYRELSNSHEQQFIDIRDMQMWSLHNYNYKFLPKLKPNSTIALKRWYRNMQTYVASFAYLRRVQLNWDHQYLERESPVAKELRNLLLSSRSMLCELETAVNKTYPALAPAKANSKHKKHQQQQKRQLPQISRNDMNKRLKLRSKHRPSVNVTAATAAAATTKSTAAAAATVAEADVIDMRFVKHHYYEFLRTMWQLLPRDSKTERRQRRQRNLRRQRLQQQQQQQQLLSSNRKEFNEVSKPSQVELSARRGKRQQPASASAAAQRHSRRVLRT